AACATAAAGAAATACCAAACGGCGTCAGTCATTTTACCGATACCGAAGGCCCAAGTCTGACGCAACGGCAATACTTTGGCCCAAGAAAGCTTGGTAGCAGGTTCTTCCTCAGTGGCTTTTCCATCGGTTTGGTCCTGAAGGATGTACTCCAACTCCTCTTTCGATACTTTCGGATGCTCTTCCGGCTTCTTATACATTTTCAGCCATGAGATCACCCACAGGGCACTGAAAGCGCCAGTCACCAAAAAGGCGTATTGCCAATTGGTTCCGTCCTCCATCACGATGGCTGCTACGGCAATAGGGGCCAAAATAGCGCCTACGTTTGAACCAGCGTTGAAGATTCCCGTAGCGAATGCTCTATCCTTCTTAGGAAACCACTCCGCAACTGTTTTTACTGCGGCAGGGAAGTTACCGGCTTCGCCAAATCCCAGTCCGAAACGGGCGCCCATAAAGGCGATCATACCAAAAGCGGGACGCAAGAGCGCATGTAACATACCGAATGTACTCCAGATCGCAATTGACACCGAATATCCGATACGTGTTCCGAATTTATCAATGATTCCGCCCATTGTCAGCATACCAATGGCGTACGCCGCTTTGAATGCGATATTGATGTTCGCATAATCGGTTTTGGTCCAGTTGAAGATATCCTCCAAGGTTGGCGCAAGTACACCGATAATACTACGATCCATATAGTTGATCGTAGTGGCCGCAAAGAGCATCGCCAAGATCCTATAACGGTACTTTCCCGCCGGTTTCTCGACGCCCACCTTCGGCGCCTGTGAAATGTTTTGAGTTTCCATAAAAGAAAAATTAAGACTTATGTTGTTTCCCTATCTATCGGCTACACCGTAAAAATCAGGCGCCTTTCCTTATTTCCTTGATCCATTCGAGCGACTGTGCAGTCTTGGCGCTGATCGCTTCATAATCGAACTCTCCCGAAGCGGTTTTCACCATCAGCTGGCTACCCATTCCTACGCAGTAGGCTCCGGCTCCGATCCACTGTTCCAGACTCTCGCGATCCGGCGTTACGCCTCCCGTAGGCATAATGCTCGTCCAAGGGCAAGGTCCGCTCACGGCCTTGATGAATTCCGGTCCGCCAACTTGCTTGGCTGGGAAGATTTTCACCACTTCGGCACCCCACTCTTCCGCCTGCGAGATTTCGCTGAGCGATCCGCAACCCGGCATCCAAGCCACTTTTCGGCGGTTACAAACTTTCGCCGACTCGTAATTGAGGATTGGCGCAACTACGAAATCCGCTCCGTTTTGGATATAAAGCGTAGCCGTAGGGCCGTCTACGATCGAGCCTACGCCTATACGCATTTCCGGGAGTTCGGCACGGACGTATTTCACCAACTCGGCGAAAATCTCGTGCGCGAAGTCACCACGGTTGGTGAATTCGAACACGCGCGCTCCACCCTCGTAGCAACTCTTTGCGATGCTTTTGCACACCTCGACATCCGAATGAAAAAACACGGGAACCATACCCGTTTCGTTCATCGCCGTATATACCTGGATTCTATTGAACTTAGCCATCTTGAATTCTGTAATGAAATTGCGCCGGTGCCCCGCTTGAAAAAACCTTCTCACTTTCCGCTCCGGCGTTTACTTAAAAATCGCGATTTTCAACGCCTGTCATAGTTACGAAATTCTCCGCAATCCATGACAGGCTCGCAACATTGAGTATCTATACGTTCACCATCTGGTTTACTTCATGGAATTTGAAGTAGTCCTTGGCGTTGTGGTAACTGATGTTTTTGACCATCTGTCCCAGCTGGTCATAGTCCGCTGGAAGCAATCCTTTCTCGATGTCCGTACCGATAAGGTTACAGAGAATTCTGCGGAAATAATCATGGCGAGGGTAAGAGAGGAAACTGCGCGAGTCAGTCAACATACCTACGAAACGGCTCAGGAGCCCGAGGTTCGAAAGGGCGTTCAACTGCATCTCCATTCCTTCTTTCTGATCCAGGAACCACCAGCCCGATCCGAACTGCATTTTGCCCGGGTAAGTGCCGTCTTGGTAGTTACCGATCATGGTAGCCAAAACGTAGTTGTCTCTCGGGTTGAGGTTGTACAGGATAGTTTTGGCCAACTGGTTCGAATCGTCCAGACGGTTGAAGAAGTTCGACAACGGACGGGCCATCGATACGTCGTGGATAGAGTCGAATCCCGTGTCCGGTCCGAGCGAACGGAACAGGCGCGAGTTGTTGTTACGGATAGCGCCGATATGGTACTGCTGCGTCCAGCCTTTGGCGTGGTACATTTTGCCCAATTCGTGCATTACGGCGCCACGGATTTTCTCAGCCTCTACGGCCGAAACGCTGGCTCCGCCTCTCACTTTGTCGAAGATAGCCGAAGCTTCAGCCTCAGTGTAGTCTTCCAAAGGCATAGATTCCACACCGTGGTCAGAAAGACGGCATCCCACTTCGTGGAAAAATTCCACACGGTTTTCCAAAGCCTGAAGCAAAGCCGAGTAGCTGTTGATTTCGACGCCGCTGGCTTCGGCCAAACGGTCTACATAAGCGTTGTAAACTTCGGCGTTCTCCACACTGAACGATTTGTCAGGACGGAAAGTCGGCAACACTTTGATGTCGAAGCTCTCGTCCTGGGCGATCGCCTTGTGGTATTCCAACGTGTCGGCAGGGTCGTCGGTAGTACAAACCACGCGCACGTCAAATTTCTTCATCAAGCCACGGGCCGTGTATTCCGGCTGCTTGAGTTTTTCGTTACACTCGTCATAAATTTCACGAGCGGTTTTCGGGCTCAAAAGCTTGTCGATGCCGAAAGCGTTCTTGAGCTCCATATGCGTCCAGTGGTAAAGCGGGTTGCGCATGGTATGCGGTACCGTCTCTGCCCACTTTTCGAATTTTTCCCAATCCGTGGCGTCGCCCGTGCAGAAGCGCTCGTCCACTCCGTTGGTACGCATAGCGCGCCACTTGTAGTGGTCACCGCCGAGCCATACTTCAGACATCGAAGAGAAAACCTTGTTTTCGGCGATCTCTTTAGGGTCGAGGTGGCAGTGGTAATCGATGATCGGCATATCCGCCGCATAGTCGTGGTACAAACGCTTGGCAGCGTCGTTGTCCAAAACGAAATCCTTATCCAAAAAATTTTTCATGATAATATCAAAACCGTAATTCGAAAATACCCGGAGGGAAAAACGCCCGCCGGAAACATTTAAGAGAGGTTTCCGCAAAATTCAGAAACCGATATAGCCAGAAGCCTAAACTCCGGAACAAGAAAGCCGGACACTGGCGCCCGGCTTTTATATTCTTAGCGGGAAACTCTTCCCGGGTTCTGTCCGTTCATCAACCCTTCCACTTCCTCGAAAGTGGCGATGTTGAAGTCGCCGTGCACCGTGTGCTTCAAAGCGCCCGAAGCTACGGCGAAGTTGATCGCTTTCTGCGGATCGTCAAATTTGATAAGTCCGGCAATGAGTCCGCCCATAGTCGAATCTCCGCCGCCTACGCGGTCCACAATGTCCGAAACCGAATACTCCGGAGCCACTACGTAAGTGCCTTCGTCCCAAAGTACGCCCGAAACGTAGTTGTGCGAGGCCGAATCTCCGCGGCGGATCGTCAGCACGATCTGCTTGTTGGCGGGGAAACGCTTGGCCATCGCGTCGCAAATGTTTTTGTAGTATTCTTGCTGGGTTTCTCCCTCTTGGCGGTCCACTTCCACGCCCAAGATCGTGCGCACGTGCTCTTCGTTACCGAGTACCACGTCGCAATATTCCACCAGCTGAGGCATGATTTCCTCGGCCGATTTGCCCCAGTTCCAGAGCTTGGCCCTGTAGTTCAAGTCCATCGAGATTTTCAAACCGCGCTCTTTGGCGGCTTTTACAGCCTCGAAGGTAGTGGCGCAGGCTTCTTCGGAAACCGCCGGCGAGATGCCGGTAAAGTGGAACCACTCGGCGCCGTCAAAGGCCTTGTCCCAATCGATTTGGCCTTGCTCCAATGTAGCGAAGGCCGAAGCGTCGCGGTCATAGATCACTTGGCTAGGACGGCATCCTACTCCAGGCTCCAGAAAATAAATGCCGAGGCGATCGCCGCCAAACACCAAATCCCGGGTATTGACCCCGTATTTTCTCAATTCCATGTCCACGGCCTTGCCCAGCGCATTGTCTGGCACACGACTTACGTACGACACGTCGAATCCGTAACCGGCCAAAGCGACGGCCACGTTGGCCTCACTTCCGCCATAATGCGCGTCGAACGAAGACGTTTGAGCCACGCGTTGCTTATGCGGCGTCGCCAAACGCAACATGATTTCTCCGAAAGTAACGACTTTTCCCATAACTGAATCGTATAGCGCGCCGCACACAGCGACGCTGAAAATTGTATGCGCGGAAAAACCCTCCCTTCTTTTCCGCATAAGTTTGAAAACCGGCCGGAAACGGCAAGCGCACAATGCAAAAGGAAATCAATCCCAAAGTTCCATATAACCGCTAACCACCGCACGCCTGACCTATATTCCGGTCCGGTTTTCTAAATTTTTTATTTCAATTCGGCCAATTGAGCCTCCATCTTGTCGGCGTAGATCGTACGCTCGATACCAAGCTCAAGACCGCGCAATTCGGCAAGACCGCGAAGACGACCGATGCAAGAGTAGCCAGGGTTGGTTTTCTTGGTCAAATCGTCAATCATTTTGTGTCCGTGGTCCGGACGCATCGGCATACCGCGATCGGCACGGCCTTCGTCCAAACGGCGGTACTGCTCGGCCAAAAGGGCCTTCATCACGCCGTACATGTCCACGTCGCCGTCCAAGTGGTCCGCCTCGTGGAAATTTCCGTCGGCGTCTCGCTTGGTGCTGCGCAGGTGTACGAAGTTGATGCGGTGCCCGAGACGATCGACCATTCCGGCCAAGTCGTTTTCCTCGATCACTCCGAACGATCCCGTACACATCGTGAATCCGTTGCTCACGGAATCCACCACGCCAAGGAACCACTCCAAATCGCTCTCGGTGCTGATTACGCGAGGCAATCCCAAGATTTCGAATGGAGGATCATCAGGGTGAACAGCCATGCGCACACCCGATTCCTCAGCCACTGGAATGATTTCCTTGAGGAAATACTCGATGTTCTCACGCAATTCCTTGTCACCGATATTGGCGTACTCGTCCAATACGTTCTGGAATTCCTCAAGGGTATACCCCTCTTCGGCTCCCGGAAGACCGGCGATGATATTTTTGGTCAACAAAGCGATATCTTCCTCGCTCATCGCCTCGAAATAGCGGCGGGCGCTTTCTTTACGCTCCGAAGCGTAATCGTTCTCCGCGCCCGGACGCTTGAGGATAAACAGCTCGAAAGCCGCGAACGCGTCGGCCTCGAAGCGCAAAGCTTCAGAGCCGTCGGCTACTTTGTAGGTCAAGTCGGTACGGGTCCAGTCCAGTACCGGCATAAAGTTGTAGCAAACCGTGTCGATACCGCAAGCGGCCAAGTTGCGGATACATTCCTTATAAATCTCGATGTATCCGTCGCGCGAAGGTTTTCCTTTCTTGATATCCTCATGTACAGGAATACTCTCCACCACAGACCAACGGAGGCCTTTGGCTTCCACCTCGTCTTTACGCTTCTGGATTTCCTCGACGGTCCAAACCTCGCCGTTAGGGATATGGTGCAACGCGGTAACGATGCCCGTAGCGCCCGCCTGACAGATGTCGTCAAGGCTAACAGGGTCATTCGGACCGTACCAGCGCCAAGTTTGTTCTAATGCCATGTCTCTTTTTTTTGAATAAGCTTAAACGCCACTGAAAGCGCTGAAACCGCCGTCGATCGGAATAACGATACCCGTCACGAAGCTAGCCGCCTTAGAGCAGAGGTAATGAATCGACCCGTTCAGCTCTTCAGCGTCGCCGAAACGCTTCATCGGCGTGTTGTCGATGATGGTGTTGCCGCGGTCAGTGAACGTTCCGTCAGGGTTAGTCAAAAGCGCGCGATTCTGCTCGCCGATGAAGAAGCCCGGCGCAATAGCGTTTACGCGAACGCCTTCGCCAAACTTAAGCGCCATCTCCACAGACATCCATTTTGTAAAGTTGTCGATCGCCGCTTTGGAGGCCGAATAGCCCACTACGCGAGTGATCGCCGACTGCGCAGTCATAGATGATATATTTACTATACTGCCCTCGCCTTGGTCGGCCATAACTTTACCGAAAACAAGTGTCGGCATTACGGTACCGTTCAGGTTAAGGTCAGTCACCTTGCGGAAATCGTCCATCTTCAGGTCGAAGATAGTCTGGTCAACACCGATGGTGGCGCCAGGCATATTTCCGCCGGCCGCGTTGATCAGGATGTCCACCCTGCCCCACTTGGCCATAAGCTTGTCTTTGGCGGCCTCAAGTTGCTCCTGATCGAGCACGCTCGACACCAAAGCCGTGGCCTCACCGCCGATTTCCTTGAGTTCCGCCACTCTTTTTTTAGTAGGTTCCTCATGAAGGTCGAGGATAGCTACTTTCACGCCCGCTTTTACAAGGCTGACGGCCATACTGCCACCCAACGCCCCGGCGCCTCCGGTAATGACCGCTACTTTTCCGTGTAGGTCAAAAAGATTATTCATGACAAGAAAAATTTGGTGCTTATTCTATTAATAAAGAATTGTACTTTTCTGCAATCGCAACGCAAAACGTGAACTTTTACCGTCTTACGATAGTACTAGTTACGCGAAAAACGAATCCCGAACAATAGGACTTGTCCGTCACATCAACCGGGAAGGGTCTCGGGACGCGTCCCGGCGAAAATTTATTTTTTCTTTAGCTCTTTAGGCAAAAAGAAAAGGGTCTAAAAACGGGGTTTTAGAGAACTAGAGGGGCGTTCTCGCGTTTTTTGACTATATTTATCCCTACACGTCAGGCGCCCCTTTTAGCCAATCGGAAGTCGCTTACCGAACAGGGCACGCCGGACCCCACCGTTTGCAAAACAACTCCGCCCAAGCGGACGACAAAACACGATTAGCCCAATGAAAAGACCTGTTACCATAAAGGACATCGCCAAGATGCTCGGCATTTCCAAGTCTACGGTTTCACGGGCCATCAGAGGCAGTGAGGAAATCAATCCGGAGACAAAAAAGAGAATCATGGATTTGGTAGAGGAACTGGACTACCAGCCCAACGCCTTTGCCAGAAGCCTGCTCAAACACCGATCTAACACTATCGGTGTCGTAATTCCAGCCATCGAAAACAGTTTCTTCGCAAACCTGATCAGCGGCGTGCAGCATGTGGCCCACTCAAAAGGCTATAATGTTATGATCTGCCAAACCAACGATTCTTTCGACCGCGAAGTCAGTGATATCAGAACCCTGTGTCGCCATCAAGTGGACGGCATCATACTTTCCCTTTCGTCTGAAACCAAAAGCTTTGACCACCTGCAAAGCGTGATCGACAAGGATATCGCGTTTGTGATGGCCGACCGGACCACGCACAAGATCGAAGCGCCGAGAATATTGGTAAACGACAGGGACGGCGCCTACAACGCGACCAAACACTTAATAGAAAACGGTTACCGTAATATTATACATTTGGCCGGCCCCGAAAGCCTTGAAATAGCCAACCTAAGGGCACAGGGCTTCTCCGACGCAATGGAAGAAGCCGGAAGCACCGATATCGATTCGAAAATATTCCGTTGTCCGTTCCGCGAGGAAAAGGCCCGAGAACTCACGCTTGAACTCTTGAAAGACGGCGTGAAATTCGACGCCGTATTCGCAGCCAGCGACAAAATAGCCGTGGGCGCCATGATGGCCATCAAAGAGGCCGGGCTATACATTCCCGACGACGTGGCTTTGGTAGGCTTCACCGACTTGCCGATGGCCAAACTGCTGACACCGTCACTTACAACCATACAGCAACCCGCACAGGAAATGGGAAGAAAGGCCGCCGAGCTGTTGCTTGAAAGTATCGAGGACAAGGAAAGCCACGACTCTTCAGATTACGTAATGACTACTAGGCTTATCCAGCGGGAGTCGACAAAGAGTAAAGTGGGCAAAGCTTAATAACAACTATGCCCAATATTTTTGAGAATATACCGGACACGCTCAAAGAGGAATTTTTCGAAACCCTCGCCGAAGGAAAATCGGTGAGGGTGGAGAGAATCGTATCGGAAGGCCACGTTTCTCCCGACGGGTTTTGGTATGACCAAGAGGAACACGAATGGGTAATCCTTCTGGAAGGCGAAGCCCGGATAGATTTTGAAAAGGGCAAAACAACCCAACTACACAAAGGCGACCATGTGCTGATACCGGCCCACCGCAAACACAAGGTCAGCTACACAAGCACGAAGCCACGAGCTGTTTGGTTAGCCGTTTTTTTCAAGGCACAGTAATCTCAACTTCTCAGTTCAATCAAAAAAGTCCGCTCTTCCTCACTGGGAAAAGCGGACTTTTCATTTTGTCTGGATTGATTATCACCTTATCGATGGCGAATCATTCATCCAGTAAAACGTACTTTGGCAACTCGGTGTTTTTCTCTTATTCAAAAGAAAAACATACACCCATTCCGTTCAAACTCTCATTAATATGGGAATTGCAAACAGTATAAGCAGGAATACAATTTGTAATAATACTTTCATGTGTTAAAAAAATCTCCTGATAGACCTTCCAACATTCATTTACCTCGCTAAAAGCACAAAGCAACTTAACTCTGTGAGTGTTTAGCGTTTATAATTTACAAAAAAGCGTCAAAAAACTCACATCAAACTCACTTTAATTTTCTTCCGCACAAATTTTGAGGTTTAAATTTTTAATTAAATTATATTAGAAATATTTCATCGCAAAAAAAGCATATTTCAAACTAAAACACATTTTTATCCTTTAGCCTAGAAGACCAACTAAAGACAACCCACATGAGAATAAAACGTTAAAAGACCCGGGAGAACTTTTCGGAAAAACGCAAAATAGAGCACCCTTTTATTATCCTATATCCCAACCGAAAGCTTATGAAGCTAAAACTGTCCAGGAACTTACTTTTTATTATTGCGGGAATCATCGCTTCAGGTTTCGCCTGTTGCCATTTCGTTTTGCCCAAAATGATCATTGAGATTGACCATGGGTTTATTCCAAAAACAGAAGTTCCACAATCCAGGAAAACCGCGTTATTGGCCAGTTTGAAAAATGTACCCACAAGATTTTCCGTAACCAGTCACGATAGTTTTGAGATAAAAGGACTGATTAGCAAGGCTGATCCCGTAAGCAGAAAAGGAGCCATTATATTGGCACACGGTATCAGGGCCTACAAGGAACACTTCGCTCCCCTAGCCCGCAGAGCGAACGATAAGGGATTTGACGCTATCTTGATCGACCTAAGGGCACACGGCGAGAGCCAAGGAAGGTATTGCACATTCGGCTTTCATGAGAAAAAGGACATCAGCAGGGTAATCGACTATCTGGAAGCCAACGGCCACGCCGACAACCTCGGAATTTGGGGACAGTCACTTGGCGGAGCGGTGGCGATGCATAGCTTGGCGCACGATTCCCGCCTGCGGTTCGGCATAATCGAAAGCTCGTTTTCTGACTTTGACAAAACCGTTCATGATTATTTCAAAAGATTTTCGGGCGTTAATGTTCCGTTCTTCGCCGATTTCTTAATAAAACGGGCCGGTGATATAGGAGAATTTGACACCCAAAACGTCCATCCGCACCTAGCGGCCCGAAGCGTAAGCCAGCCAGTCCTGATATCGCATGGCACTGCCGACGGGCGCATTGACATAAAATACGGCAGGAAGAATTTTCAAAATCTGAAAAGTAAGAAAAAGAGATTCGTTGAGGTGGAAGGCGCTAATCATGTGAACGTTTGGCAGACAGGTGGCGAACGATACTGGGCCGAAGTCTTCGGCTTTATTGAGTCATCACTAAAATGACGGGCTATGCTGTTCGACTTTATCCCCGCCGAATCTGTAAACTGGATTTTCAAGGCCCTGATCTTGGCTTACAACCTTTTGGTGCTGATTACGGTCATTTCCGTTCTTCTGGAAAACCGTCCGCCACTTAAGACTATCAGCTGGATTGTGGTGCTCGTTTTTGTCCCTGTAGCGGGTTTGTTTTTTTATTTTATACTGGGCGAGGGTATTCACAAACACATCAAATTCAGAAAGAAAAAGCGAAATGACGCCGAACGCCTCCGGGAGTACCGCCGGCAACAGATGGAAATGATGGCCGGCAATCCGAAAAAGGATATCAAAGCCATAAAGACCAAGGCCGACCTAATCGAACTTTCGCTGAACCTAGAGAACTCCTTATTATTCCAGAAGAATAAAATCAATGTCCTTTATAACGGACACGAGACTTATGTGGAGCTGATTAACGCCCTGAAGAAAGCCCAGAATCATATCCATTTCGAATATTATATTTTCGAAGAAGGCGACGTGGCTAATGAGATAAGAAAGATCTTGTGCCAGAAAGCCGAATCGGGCGTAAAAGTCCGCTTTATCTACGACGGTGTGGGAAGTTTTTGGCTGAGTTCCGCTTTTGTCAACTCCCTGCGGGAATCGGGGGTCGAGGCCTTACCTTTTCAGCCCGTTAGGTTTCCGAAACCATTGCGTGATATCAATTACAGGAATCACCGGAAAATCGTGGTTATCGACGGGAATATCGGGTTTATCGGCGGAATCAATATTTCGGACAAATACCTGTTGCCCGACGATAAACTGGGTTTTTGGCGCGACACTCACCTAAAAATAGAAGGCGCCGCGGTACACGGCCTCCAAAACGTATTTGTAGGTGACTGGACTTTCCTCAAAAAAGATTTCGTCCCGAATATCAGTAGCCTTTTTCCTCCAAACCAAGTGGAAAGCGAATGTTTTACGCAGATTATCTCCAGTGGGCCGGACACGTATTTCCACACGCTCAAAGACGTTTTCTTCGCGGCCTTCGCCCGGGCGAAAAAAAATATCCATATCTGCACCCCGTACTTTATGCCGGACGACAGCATTCTTACGGCTTTAAAAATCGCCTCACTTAGCGGTGTCGAGGTCAAGGTGATTCTGCCCAAACGTTCGGACGCAAAACTAGTCGGCGCTTGTACCCGCTCCTATATCCGCGAACTTCTCGACCACGGAATCCAAGTATACCTCTATCGTCCGGGGTTTATACACTGTAAAGTGATCCTGATCGACGGCCTGATTTCTTCTGTCGGTACAGCCAATATGGACTACCGAAGTTTTTCGGAGAATATGGAAGTCAACGCCATTGTCTATGACAGGGAAGTCTACGGAAAGCTTGAAGCCCAATTCGGCCAGGATATTCAGGATTCTGATCTCGTAGTAGCCCAAGAATGGAAACAGCGGGGAAAACTGAAAAAAGCCGCCGAATCCGTCGCTCGCCTATTCGCTCCATTGTTTTAGCTTTTGGGTATTTGGTCTGAGGTATTAGGTATTGACTACTGGGTACTTCAGCGTTGCAGATACCTAAGACCAAATACCTGATGCCTCATACCTAAAGCCAAATACCGACTTCTATTCCCAAACCTGCAAGCCGAATTCATGTTATAGGGATATTGCAAATCAAAACTCTAAAGATGAAAGCGCTAAGCAGATTTTCGATTTTGATACTATTGGCAGGGGTATTTGGCGCCTGCGGTAGCGACGAAGCCCAAAACAAACTCAATGACGAGCTACAAATGATCGTGACTTCCTCTGAGGGAAATCACAGTGTTTGGCAACCGCTGCATGTAGATATGACCTTCGCCAACGCCGATAGACTCAGCACGGTTTCGCTGGTCCGCGAAGACAAAGTGACCGACAGCCATCTGGTCACAAACCTTACCGAAGGGATGTTTTCTTTCACCTACACCCCCGTCGCCGCGGACGCCGGCAAAACGGTGAAGTTTAAAGTCTCCGCCAGCCTGGACAATAATGTACAGGCCGAGAAGGAGTTTCAGGTGACATTCTCGAAATTCCCGACAGCGAACCAAATGTTTAAGGGACAAGCCACGCTTCAGGGAAACAACGTGAATTATCAGATCTCGCACAATTCCCTCAATGCGAACGCATCTACCGCCAACACGGATATTATCAAGAAAAGGGAAACGCTTTACGGCACCTATCTTACCAACGCCATCTCAAACATTGACTTCTATATAGTATACCCGATTAACGGAAGCAACTGGAGCCTTGAGGACGGATCGACAGCTGAAGGCCTATACAAAATATTCAATACGGAACTTCCTGGCCAGAAAAAATACACGGACCAAGACATCTTGTTCCCCGCGACTTTCCTTTTGCCAATCGTGAGCGGATTCCCGACTACTCCAAACTCGGTCATCGCTTTCAAAACCAAATCGGGAAGGTACGGCGTGCTGCAAGCCAAAGTCAACAACGCTGAAGATTATACTATAAGTGTCGAAATGAATGCGTTCACCATCAATGCGGAGACTAATTTCTAGTCCTTTGTATCAAGTATTTAGTCAGTGGTATTAGGAATTGTATCGGTACAATTCCTAATACCACAGGTTAATCCCGGCTACTTAAAACCAAATTCCCACGCTCGTTTTGATTCCTTTGCGTTATGCCGTAAATTTATAGTGGTTGGTGTCATGATTTTTTGACTTGGCTTGGCCACTGTTGGATTAGAGGAATTTAAAAGGATCGATCGATGAGCCGTCATTTCCATCTCGTTTTTGCCCTAGTTTTTTTATTTCCCTTTTTGGGGATGAAACCCGTAAAACCCAAAAAACCTTTTGTTATCGTAAGCGGAAAAGTTGATATCGAAGTTTTTTCAATCAAAAAAAGGAAGAAGATCCGGTCTTTCTATTCGGATGTGGAGACTCCCGTTTGTATGGAGGATATCTGTGAACTGGCCAAACTCCGGCTATTTTGGGATGAAAACGGTAACTATTGCGGATTCAAAACACCTAAAAAACACGGCCTGACGAAAATAGACCACCGCCCGTTCTCGGAGTCGGACTATAAAGCTCTTGACGCTTTTTTAAGAAAGGATAATCCGCCGTTTGAAAATATGGAGCCCGTACAATTAGTTGACGGGATTACCGGCGCCACAGTTCCCGAGCTGAAGTCCCATTGTGTTCCGGGTGCCGT
This region of Fulvitalea axinellae genomic DNA includes:
- the cls gene encoding cardiolipin synthase, encoding MLFDFIPAESVNWIFKALILAYNLLVLITVISVLLENRPPLKTISWIVVLVFVPVAGLFFYFILGEGIHKHIKFRKKKRNDAERLREYRRQQMEMMAGNPKKDIKAIKTKADLIELSLNLENSLLFQKNKINVLYNGHETYVELINALKKAQNHIHFEYYIFEEGDVANEIRKILCQKAESGVKVRFIYDGVGSFWLSSAFVNSLRESGVEALPFQPVRFPKPLRDINYRNHRKIVVIDGNIGFIGGINISDKYLLPDDKLGFWRDTHLKIEGAAVHGLQNVFVGDWTFLKKDFVPNISSLFPPNQVESECFTQIISSGPDTYFHTLKDVFFAAFARAKKNIHICTPYFMPDDSILTALKIASLSGVEVKVILPKRSDAKLVGACTRSYIRELLDHGIQVYLYRPGFIHCKVILIDGLISSVGTANMDYRSFSENMEVNAIVYDREVYGKLEAQFGQDIQDSDLVVAQEWKQRGKLKKAAESVARLFAPLF
- a CDS encoding alpha/beta hydrolase codes for the protein MKLKLSRNLLFIIAGIIASGFACCHFVLPKMIIEIDHGFIPKTEVPQSRKTALLASLKNVPTRFSVTSHDSFEIKGLISKADPVSRKGAIILAHGIRAYKEHFAPLARRANDKGFDAILIDLRAHGESQGRYCTFGFHEKKDISRVIDYLEANGHADNLGIWGQSLGGAVAMHSLAHDSRLRFGIIESSFSDFDKTVHDYFKRFSGVNVPFFADFLIKRAGDIGEFDTQNVHPHLAARSVSQPVLISHGTADGRIDIKYGRKNFQNLKSKKKRFVEVEGANHVNVWQTGGERYWAEVFGFIESSLK